The genomic DNA AGCTAGTACAGTGCCTGGGATTGCGTAACCTATTCCCGCAAGGTTTGTTATTAGTCCTAGCAATAAGCTTTTATTTGAGCGTTTGGCTAAGGAAATTATTAAGGAGAATAGCATCGCTATTAATGCAGTTAAAAGTCCTAGACTTATGGTTCTTAATGATAAGGTAAGTAATTCTATAGATAACCCTTTTTGAATTTGATCGATATTTAGCAAAACCCAAAAACATGGAATTCCAAAAGAGAAAATTGGTGGAAATAAGGATGCCATTATTGCTAAAAGGGCTCTAGTTTTTTTTAATTCCCATCCTTGAGAATCCTTTGATGCAGGATTTTCACTCCACCTTTTTGATTTTCTTCTCGAGAATTTTTCAAAAATAATTAAAGTGAAAATTATTAACAAGGCTACCAAAGATAATCCAATAGCACTTTTGGGATTACCTTCAATTATCCAATTTTCGGCTATACCAGTAGAAATACTTGGAATATTTAATAATGCAAATGTTCCTAACTCATTCATGATTTCCATACACATTAAACTTATTCCTGTGATTAGTGCTGGCAAAGCCATTGGAAAAGCAATTTTAAAGAAGCTCCGCCATGGTCCCACACCTAATCCTCTACTAGCATTGATTTGGTTAACTCCAAATTTATTAAAACTTTCGTTAGCAAGAATGAATACGTATGGATAAGTAGAAATTGAAAGTATTAAAACCCCCCACCATAAACCAGTTACTTGATATCCCAAAATACTTCCTAAATCCTGCAAAACAGCTGTTATTAGGTATGCTGGGGCGGCTAGTGGAATGAGTTGACAAATACGGATAACTTTTCTGAACTTAAAATCACAATTTGAAAGTAACCATCCATTTAAAGTGCCTAATCCTCCTCCAAAAAAACTTGTTAGTACCAAAACTTTTAAAGTTTCTAATATCTCTTCGCCCCCAGCAATGCCTAATGAAAAATTTCCACTCAAAACATATTGGACTCCTTCAAGAAGAAAATTGGAAATTGGAATGATTACTAAAAGTGCGACAATAAACGAAGTAAAATAAATAAGTTTAAATTCGGTTAATGCTTGTTTAAATCCTTTAATAAGTATTTTCAAAAATTAATTAAATCCTAATATGAACTCTAATCTGAATTAAATCTACATGATGACAGTTGATTTTTAATAGTTTGGTGATCTAAGTTTTTCCCAATTAATACTATCTTGTTAGTTTTTTCTTTTGTCCATTCCTCATCATCTAGAGAAAACCGCTTTCCAGAAAGGTGAAAAATATGTTTTCTTTCACTTTCCATAAACCATAATATACCTTTTGCTCTGAATACATTTTCTGAGATTTGATTATCTAAGAAATATTGAAACTTCCTTAAAGAAAATGGTTCAAATGTCTCATATGAAACTGAGGTAAAACCCTCGATATTATTTATCAAATCGTGGGAATGAGAAGAGTGGTCGTGGGAATGAGAAGAGTGGTCGTGGGAATGAGAAGAGTGGTCGTGGGAATGAGAAGAGTGATCGTTTGAATTTTGTTCTATATTTTTTTTATTTTTCTCGAATTCAATAGTATCCGTCTCAAATAGACCCACGCTCATTATTGTATATAATGCAACTTCACTATTAGTTGATCTTAAAATCCTTGGTTCTTTTTTTATTTTTTTTATAAACTCCTCTATTTTCTTTAATTGTTTTTCATTTACTAAATCAGATTTATTAAGAAGAAGGATATCTCCGTATAAAATTTGAGAATAGGCGACATTTGTTTTATTAATTTCAAAATCAAAATTTTCTCCATCAATGACAGTGATTATCGAATCTAATCTTACTTTTTCTCTAAGATCACCAGCCGCAAAAGTCATGGCTACTGGTAATGGATCTGCTAATCCAGTTGTTTCAACAATCAAATAGTCTAATTTTTCAGCCCTTTCTAAAACTTTGGATACGGTATTTAATAATTCGCCATTGATGGAGCAACATATACAACCATTATTTAATTCGATCATATCTTCTGAGCCTTCTATTATTAAGTCATTATCTATTCCGATTTCTCCAAATTCGTTGACTAAAACAGCTGTTTTAATTCCAACTTGATTTTTTA from Prochlorococcus marinus XMU1402 includes the following:
- a CDS encoding ABC transporter permease, with amino-acid sequence MKILIKGFKQALTEFKLIYFTSFIVALLVIIPISNFLLEGVQYVLSGNFSLGIAGGEEILETLKVLVLTSFFGGGLGTLNGWLLSNCDFKFRKVIRICQLIPLAAPAYLITAVLQDLGSILGYQVTGLWWGVLILSISTYPYVFILANESFNKFGVNQINASRGLGVGPWRSFFKIAFPMALPALITGISLMCMEIMNELGTFALLNIPSISTGIAENWIIEGNPKSAIGLSLVALLIIFTLIIFEKFSRRKSKRWSENPASKDSQGWELKKTRALLAIMASLFPPIFSFGIPCFWVLLNIDQIQKGLSIELLTLSLRTISLGLLTALIAMLFSLIISLAKRSNKSLLLGLITNLAGIGYAIPGTVLALSLISISSSKFNFIAICLLIWGYLVRFLTISKGSIDSSFERISPSLDEAALGLGENWLGIIKKIHLPLLQGPIFVGSLLVFVDTIKELPITFILRPFDFDTLSVRIYQYAGDERMVEAILPAIIIMTLGLFASITLIPSLEKKN
- a CDS encoding CobW family GTP-binding protein encodes the protein MSKNLLPVTIISGFLGSGKTTLLNHILKNQVGIKTAVLVNEFGEIGIDNDLIIEGSEDMIELNNGCICCSINGELLNTVSKVLERAEKLDYLIVETTGLADPLPVAMTFAAGDLREKVRLDSIITVIDGENFDFEINKTNVAYSQILYGDILLLNKSDLVNEKQLKKIEEFIKKIKKEPRILRSTNSEVALYTIMSVGLFETDTIEFEKNKKNIEQNSNDHSSHSHDHSSHSHDHSSHSHDHSSHSHDLINNIEGFTSVSYETFEPFSLRKFQYFLDNQISENVFRAKGILWFMESERKHIFHLSGKRFSLDDEEWTKEKTNKIVLIGKNLDHQTIKNQLSSCRFNSD